A portion of the Leptospira kanakyensis genome contains these proteins:
- a CDS encoding HAD family hydrolase, whose translation MKHKGFIFDMDGVVVDNHSFHFKAWMEFSKKYNFPLNSEIYRDTFNGKTNADLFRMIFGNISDTEVKRYGDEKESWYQTLYQKEMKPHTGLIEYLDYLKEQGVKIALGTSAPPMNVDFTLDNLSLRHYFDVIIDGSKVEKGKPDPQVYELCAKELGLPPKECVVFEDSLAGLESGKSAGCSIIGVATSHTESELQSHVTQIIHNFTDALVFSL comes from the coding sequence ATGAAACATAAAGGATTTATTTTTGATATGGATGGTGTGGTGGTAGACAATCATTCCTTTCATTTTAAGGCATGGATGGAATTTTCTAAAAAATATAATTTTCCATTAAACTCAGAAATCTATCGAGATACCTTCAATGGTAAAACCAATGCCGATCTTTTTCGAATGATCTTTGGAAATATTTCAGACACGGAAGTCAAACGCTATGGTGATGAAAAAGAAAGTTGGTACCAAACTTTATACCAAAAAGAAATGAAACCCCATACAGGACTTATAGAATACTTAGATTATTTAAAAGAGCAAGGTGTAAAAATTGCACTGGGAACGTCTGCTCCTCCAATGAATGTAGATTTTACTTTAGACAATCTATCTTTAAGACATTATTTTGATGTGATCATCGATGGATCAAAAGTTGAAAAAGGAAAACCAGACCCACAAGTGTATGAACTCTGCGCAAAAGAGTTAGGACTGCCACCAAAAGAATGTGTAGTTTTCGAAGATTCCTTGGCGGGATTAGAATCGGGAAAATCAGCCGGATGTTCCATCATTGGTGTGGCCACGTCCCACACGGAATCTGAATTACAAAGTCATGTAACCCAAATCATTCATAACTTCACAGATGCATTGGTTTTTTCATTATAA